cagagctacACGAGGAGTGTCGGTGTGGAATATTTAACCTTCCTCCGCTGAGAGGAGAGCTGCTGCGTCACGCTGCCATCCACCGCGCGCATGCCAACACGCAcgcgcctcctcctcctcttcctcatttccGTGATCTGCTGGAGTTGAGTTGCGCGTGCAGAGCAGACGCAGGTCCGTTTCCACAGAGGGTTCAGATTCTGATCAGCACGAGCTTCGGGTCGGTTCGGGTCCATTCTCCCGCTGCTGCTCAGAGGCATGAGCCGAACCGGACCCGCTCCAGCTGCAGCCTGCAGAACCGGCTCTCTCTCctgctgatgaagatgatgaaggtCCCGCTCCACGCGCTCCGGCGGCCCCGCGCGCAGCTCTAAGATGACACCGGGACTCGGAGCGCGGATCCACACCAACCCGGGGTAACACGACACACAGACACGACAGGAAGCGGAAAGTTCGGGTCCAGAGAGAcggagagggagagggagagggagagccCGGGCGCAGAGCGCGGAGCGGCGTGGAGAGGAGAGGTAACCGAGCGCTGCGGGGCGCTGCGGGGAATCCCGCATCCCGCTTCAACTCTCATCAGGAAACTGTTTCATCCCAGATGTCAAACATcgactttgttttttaacagaagCTGAACTTTGTCTCGTCCCTGCAGGTCCAGTGATGCTGCTGCCGCGGACCTCCGTCCGGTCCGcgctcctcatcctcctcctcctcttcatcctgctGCAGACACCGGGACGCTGCCACGCGGCCGCCCGGCACCGGGGCTCCGCTCCCCGGGCGGAGGCGCGCAGGGGCCTCCATAGCCTGGCGCAGCTGTCCGACCGGTACCGGAGCAGCCCGGTGGGCTTCAGCGGGCACGAAGCGGCGAGTGCGAAACGGCCGAGCCGGTCGAACCACGGTGAGTCCAGACAGCGCCGGGTCTCTGGTCGGAACCAGAACAATTAAACAGCAGATATAAACAGTTTAGTTTCTTCTCCATTTCACTCTTTACTTcgcccacagcataatgctgccaccaccgtgcttcaaACAGGTCAGcctttgtctcatctgaccatCAAACTTTGCAGATTTGGATGGAGTTTTTCAGCAGAGCTGCTCTGTTGACGGGATGCTGAGGTTTAGTTTGTTTCACTGCAGACAGTGAAACAAACTAaaccttttttagttttttagtttcTGACAGCAGAAACCTAGAAAGTTTTTATTGGTGAGTCCAAACAGACCAGTAAAACTTTAGAGCGTCCAGAACTCTAACTTGttaatttagattaattaattactctGTTCCGgccggaacctttgtatttgcgTGTTTCTGGTACGCTTGTAAATGTGACACACAAGCTACATCCGCTAACAACATCGATGGCGGACAAAGCAGTAGTTTTCGGTCCACTGaggattaatttttttcttcaaaacattctgattggacgctggaaaagattgttgtgttcaagttgtgctaaaaggagttagctcATCAGCTAGGCTAAAGGCTAAAATCGCATCTCCATTCTAAACATGATGCTAGTGCTATATGTCAGCgtctacatttaaaaatttgtcATTTCTGATGATTGAAGAACCTAAATAAcgatttaaaacaataaatattagtttttgttGAACTcgtctgtttatttatttaataatttagcatCAAAAATGGTTTTGGAATCAAAATATTGCTAATTTGTCGAGATAGTTTTAgatcaaaatgtaataattgtaTTGAATTAATTACAGACTTTGCAATCAactcaaaacaatttttaacattttttttcctcattatatataattttccccagcagggggcgctgctaCATTCAAACCCGTTTCTTTCCATCTTAGAGGGGAGATTTgattcttgttctgtttttttccaaagtgtGAACACATCTATATCTATATTCTACAAACAGATGAAGATCTACTTTAATTCAGCTCTTTATCGGGTTTAATCAGTAATTATCATGTATTGATTATCGGCTGTAGTGAACAGCTGCGGTTCAGGGTGTGGCGGCTGCCGCCTCTGTCCAGGGTGCTGATTGCTGCTCGGGGTCGTGACCCGGTGCAGGTCGTGGATTGGGCCGACCCGCGGCGCCGGGCTGAGCGGAGCCTTGTGGAAACAGCCGCCGCATCACAAGGTTCCCTTCAGGACGCTTCCTGTCGCTCTAACTTTTCTCCCACATTTTTCTCTAACCAGCagtttgttttacagttcaGCCGTTCTACTCTAAGCTCTTTGTTTCACAGCGAAGGCTTTATGCTGTTTCAGTAAATCTCTAATAATTTGAATTATTGACTCTGAACTCTGGAGAATTTCACAACCAGCAGCTGCTTGTGTTACCAGGAGGGTCTTCATAAATGCTCCTGACTGAAGTCACTCTGTCAGATTCAGgattaatgtgtttaaaatgtcagattgaAGTTGAAACAAattcatctgtttgtttctcagaaGGTCGCCTCAGCGATCAGAAGCACAAGGACAAGTTCATCACACACATGACAGGTACGTACGTTGCCTAGCAACACTGTTTCAGAGAAATGATGTGTTTTACTCTGAAACTGAACTCACACAGGAAGTGTTTAGGTTTTCCTCCTGAGGATGAAACTTTCTGCTGCCTCAACCAAACAAGTTATTTATGCCTCAACCTACTGCAGTATTTTTATCGCTATAAGACTAATAATActtagtcatttattttaattagtaaatataAGCAGCATTTGTCCTGGTGGTATTGGACCCACATCCCTTCCTCCCGTCACGCGCTGCGTCTGATCACCCGCCTCGCTTCGCCTCGGGCGCCGATGGAGCTGCTTCTCTTTTCTCCATGGCTGCTCCAACGCAGCGCCCCAAACattattgataattattgattagttttttattttaaatatctgaaatactcaAAAACTGGTGGTGACAttcctgttttatcttttagttTAATCAgttaagaggagaaaactgaaactgctgctgcgtcaggtactcagcaggttgttgctaggtaaccaaagagtgagagagttaattgttgctaggtaaccagtgagtgagttagttggtCCCGCTCACCTTCAGCTCATCGTGAGAGGTTGAGCGGCTAAAGCCTTTTctctacatctcccagaatgccgtgTGGTTCTGGATttgagttcagtgaatattccatatattgaatattctgtcaGATCGATTATCTATATTTATCAGGTATGGCAGCTCCCAGCCctgctagctgctagctgctCATTGTGTTTGTTGTGGTTTAAAGTCTCGGTCTCTGCCAGAGTTCAGAGGTTATAGAAGCAGCCTGCCTGATGGGTCATTTCCTTTCTGTGCCCTCAGGTCCTCTTTACTTCAAGCCTCAGTGCCGGAAACAGTTCCACCGCCTGTACAACCACACCAGGGACTGCACTGTCCCCGCCTGTAAGTAACACGGCCGCTTTCCTGCTCCAGCTGAACAAAAACCATGTTTCCACAGCAACATGAAGTTTCCACCCCACTTTATTCAACTGGtgtcaaagttttgtttttgcctctaatatttaaagatattaataaaagtttccagaggtcatgagaGGTCAACCATCCCTCCTgcccacatttacaaaatcaaacaaatttttactatctttaaaaatctttttagtgacacaaataacatttttgctgctacactatccatccatccatccacccattttctgttcacccttggcCCTAATGGGGTctggagggttgctggtgcccatctccagctacgttccgggcgagaggcggggtacaccctggacaggtcgccagtctgtcgcaggctGCTacactaattattattattattattacttgtAAAATGAGCTGCCAGCTGTAAAGTTGTCAGATGGTTGAATCTCTAACAGTTTTTATCAAAGCGTTGAAGGAAGCTGCACTAAATGAgtagattttccttttcacagaACCTGAACCATGAACTCACCATCCGTAACCCGACCTAAAGATTCAATCTCCGTTTTAATCTAAACTCGGCTGGTTGCTAAATATTTGCTAGTGATTCGTGTTGCTGCAGGATTCCCAGATAAAGAGCAagataaagcatgttttaacaCACAGTCACACCGCCATCGTGTCGCAACAGCTGCAACTCCTCTGATTTTAAACCATGCATGCAGTTTGATGTTTGTGTTGGAGAGAAAGGCAGCGAACGCTCAGACACAAATATGTTCCCTCCATGCGGCTCTGGGACTCAGTGTTAGCATTCAGGCTCTACATGAAGACGCTCTGCAGtgcaaacagctgctgattGATTTCagtctgaatgtttttactgtttaatgCCTCAAACCAAAAAACCTGGATGGTAGAAACTTTAATGTTTGCTGGAGCTTCACAAAAAATGATCTTTTTACAGTTTAGTTATGTTTTAAATCGGTTATACagtaaaactgataaaaaccaaaattagAGGAAACTTTTACTACTCAAACTTTAGTTTCTTGTCTTACATCAATAAATaagatttgaatatttaaatttagtgAAGTTTATTCAATGGAAACAGTGAGTTTAATGCTTCCtaaaccaaccaaccaattaAATTGtaacaaagtttatttaatgGCTGAAATGAAAAACCTGGTGCCTGTTTTTAACTACATTAGAGAAATAACATCTAATAtataatctgtttttatgtcttatCACAAAATCCTGACTTCAAATTGTTTCACTGAATCAATCAAATGCTTCCGACTGTTAATCCCAAAAATTATTATCCAAATTCAACcatgagatttttatttcttaatccaaggaattgtttttaataactttataatATCTGACCTTGaccgttttatttttagagctaCATcatttagtccgctttaatccgACTCCAGTTGGATTTAACCTCAATCTGGTTCGGTTAAAGTGATCTCAGGTTCAGTTTGAGttcatatgtgaacaccaagtgcactagagaccgctccaaaagcaggaagtggactacagcgcagggcattctgggtaaaaacaagcAGAACAAACATGTTAGCCTGCCGCTAGCAGGGAGAAGTGGCTCAAAGACAAATTCCAGCTAAAATCCGAtgcctccattttgttttggtgaagaaggaagttcaGTTTACAGTAAAAAGATTCTAATTTTGTGGGTTTAAAATCTTTTCCAATCAGTGGAGCAAATACAACAATAATTCAAACCAAAATGGCTCCTTCTGACCAGAATGTCCCACTTTCACTAATCACATGAAGACATGTAGGGACGAACGTCCACTTTCCACACATTGTCTCATAATTACATGAATCCTCTGTAACGTCACGGTGAATCTGGAGTGTGTTAAATTTGTCACTGTCCCCATAATTGCACAAATGTGAACCTGTGTGGGTGTGAGCAGCTCAGTTTCCTGCTCTTAGAGGTGAAAGTTACAGGAGCTGGGAAGGTTCAAACTTGTCTAGTGGTTGTTTACATAACCCTGGCAGGTTATTGGCTGATGCCTGTCAGAGTCTCTAGTGGGAATTGTTTACTTAAGTTGAGTTTTCCTAACCACAAGCTGCTGGTGTCTTTGTGCATCAACAGATCAAACTTAATGTTGCATGCAGGTAACAGCTAACAGAGCCGACCCGACAGAACCACATGATTTACACACATCTGATTCAGGCATGACGATCCTTCTGCATCTGgatcaaagaaaacatttcaaaatatattttatatagttTTATTGAGGACAAAATCAGTTCTTTTCAGTcggtttttgtattttatttccttgttcGTATCCTGGACTAGTCTTGTCATGGTAACACATTTAATTGTGTTATCAttaattgttccagaagttattatGATAAAcgatattattgttgttttcagactATTTTCAAGTtacactggaaaaacacaaaatcttaccaaatatttaatttctagtgcaaatatgttagtttacttgaaataagataaaacaaagtgtcaagtaacttttcagcaagaaatatgagattatttcacttataataaaacatttttccaataatcttccaatggaactagaaattattcatcaatataaagatattattgatttaaaacaaactcttatttcttcctgaaaagttatttgtaagttagtttagtcttatttcaagtaaactaagatatttgtattagaaaccagaccagaaatatttggtaagattttgtgtttttgcagtaaaatatAACAGTAAGgtgtaaaaatgcaataaaacaactttaaattcttATGAAGATTTAACAGTgtaactggaagacattttaaatatccacaataaataaacaaaacaacaggaagaatgaataaaatgaattataaagtatctgtaaacaaaattattcttaaaaaataataaacagctTGTTGAGACCAAATCTTCAGTTTtattatcatccagtttttgatagaaaaagaaaaataataaatcctgCAACTGGAagttattgagcttgttttcatttatcatgagATTAATTGAGTTGTTGCCTTTTCTGAACTATTATGGGATggttaaaattaaagcaaatggATGCCCTGCATGTACAGAGATGTAAAGTATTGTTGGAGTCGCTGCAGCCTTGTGGCGACTCGGTGAGTTATTCCTGTCCTGCTGCAGTCAGGCCCGGTGGCTGCAGGCGGCCGGCCGCACCGCGCCGCACCCCCAGGCCAGGCCAGGCTAGGTAAACCTCGTGATGCTGCAGGTCGTGTCTCCTTTTAGCAGATCCTCTTCAGCCTCATAAACACGTTTGTTGTTTCCTTCTGCTGCAGTTTATAAAAGATGTGCTCGTCTGCTGACTCAACTGGCCAAGAGCCCTCGCTGTGCCGAGAGATAAACAGACCGCGAGACGGTAAGCTGAGCGCCAACATGCACCACAATCCTCCTGACTCCAACCATGCTGCAGATTATCTCAGGTGCTGCATCAGTCCGACGGATAAATAAGGAATTCAGTTAATCCTGAGCAGTAATGTCAGGAGATTTAGGCTAAGAacacttttgtgttttcctAAAAGCTTTTAGTTCACGCATAAAGTTTGGTTTCTGTCCAAGCAAACATCGACTCAAACACAGGATTAGCATCTTTATCTGACATGTCTGCAGCGCTGCAGGCGAGCTGCCATCCAGCCAGACCGCAagaccacagaagaagaacatctTCTGCACAATGGAGACTTTGTGAAGCGTGCAACAAGCGCATGAGAGAATAAAGGCTGGAAATCAGCCACAAAATGACTTTATAACCagcttatttctgtttgttgaccaaaccaaaaggtttgatttaaagaatcactaaaacaaatacagaattTGATCAAATCACAAAACAGAGGATTCATATCCAGCATCAAGTTAATGAGAAGGAAATGAGCagcaaagaaagagaaagaaattcaCTTTGTTCTGTTCTTTCTGGAAAGAATAAACGTAAAACCAGCCTGTGGGAAAATCTCAGcagtgagaaaaacagaaaagtcacAACTTCATCCTTCATTCATCATCATGTTTGTTGACATAAAGCAGGAAATTTACAGCCACTGATTCTCCTCAGTGTAgatagaaagagaagaaaagtaCATTTCTAAATAGTTGCCACTAAAAAACTTAGTCCAACATCTTCATCTCCAGTGTTTATTCTGTCTCTTCTGCAGCCGGtggacaggaagtggtttcCCCTACAGCCGGTGGACAGGAAGTGGTCGCCGTACGCCATGTTGGTTCCCTCTGATCACCAGCAGTTGACGTCTTGAAGCCAAGAGAAACTTGATGTCAAAGTTCAAACCGTTCAAATCCAGCAACGAAGAACAGTCTCCACCGTTCAGATGAACTCGTTCagttctcttctctctctcggACACACAGACTCTCTGAATCTTCCACCTCGCGCCTTAAACAGCTGAAATGTTGATTCCAGTTGATCTCCAGAGCAACTGGAACCAGTGGCTTTACTGGTTTCTGATGGACTGTCTGCTCTGGAAACAAACCTGGGACATTTTTATCAGAATTTGACTTGTTTGGACGATGGACCAGGAGCGGAGTTGAACCATTGATGACCAATGAACCTTCAGGGTTCAAAGGTCATCAGTTCATTAAAGTAAAGCTATTCCAGTATATTTATATTGTTCAAACTGAATCCCTCTGTGCAATATGTACATACTGAAAGAGGAATAAAGACACATTTGATACGTTTGCTGAGCTGAGAATCTTTAACCGATGAGAATCTGACCTGATGCGTTCGCTGACCTACAGAACATCGAACGCATCAGGATTCCTCTGAACGATTCCTTGATTCATTGGGAGGAATCGTCATGACGACGTCCTGCTGCTGGCGTCACGTTGTGGAGGATCTCCCTGCTTTGCGTCAAACACATTCCTTCCACTCTAATTAAGTCAGACATATTGGGAGAGGCAGCTGAATCATAATCTGGCTTCTGGCATCTTATTCTTCCAGTTTAGTTGAGTTgacaatttaattatttaggcATGTTGACTATCCTGACTGATCCTTATGTCTTTAGTTTGTGGTCATTTATTGTTGGTCTAATTGTTGATTTTTGGTCTTCGTGTctgttttacatcagataaCGTTAGCATGTTGTGACCTTATGACCTTTTGTCACCTTTTCCTCTGTATTTGATTGAAGTAGCTGCAgctttgggttgtttttgttttattttctctcagcAGATGTTTGATGGTTTTATCCCAGTTTAAATGGTATTTTCTCTCAATTTTGACTCTAAGCGTTTTGAACTGCTCAGGTGTTTTGGCGCTCTGCGTTCCTGCCTCAGGGCGAGGCAGAGCGCTGCCGCTGTTGGTCTCTGACAGGGTGAAACGCATTACATGTTTGTTGACTTTGGCTCCTGGACAGTTTCAGGGTAAAGTGAATATTTCCTCTCAGGATGAACCTTTACCCTCCTCACATGCCAGCATTGGGAAAGTCTCGACCTCCATCCTCTGAACATGTCGGCATCTGCATGTTTTGGAAGCTGTTAGGTAACAGATCACACCTGGACTGATAATGGCTCCTTTGACAAGGTAATGATCAGTGTGactgtctgtgtttctgcagcgaCTGCTCCGTCATTTTACAGTaattaggtgtgtgtgtgtgtgtgtgtggttgcaGTAGC
This genomic window from Xiphophorus couchianus chromosome 24, X_couchianus-1.0, whole genome shotgun sequence contains:
- the LOC114140654 gene encoding ALK and LTK ligand 2-like isoform X1, coding for MLLPRTSVRSALLILLLLFILLQTPGRCHAAARHRGSAPRAEARRGLHSLAQLSDRYRSSPVGFSGHEAASAKRPSRSNHEGRLSDQKHKDKFITHMTGPLYFKPQCRKQFHRLYNHTRDCTVPAFYKRCARLLTQLAKSPRCAER
- the LOC114140654 gene encoding ALK and LTK ligand 2-like isoform X2 encodes the protein MLLPRTSVRSALLILLLLFILLQTPGRCHAAARHRGSAPRAEARRGLHSLAQLSDRYRSSPVGFSGHEAASAKRPSRSNHGRLSDQKHKDKFITHMTGPLYFKPQCRKQFHRLYNHTRDCTVPAFYKRCARLLTQLAKSPRCAER